The sequence below is a genomic window from Bacteroidales bacterium.
GCATCTGCTTAGCTGAGTTTAAATCTTCAAACGGATAAATATAACGATAAATTCCATTGCGATCTATTATCGTACAAATATTTTGAACTTCTGGCAGTATAGAAATATCTATTGGTTGAGCCGAAGCCCAAATTTGAACGTAAAAGATCTGATTTTCAGTTTGATTTGTTGGTATTTGACCCTCTTTTATGGGCTTTATTCTTTCTCTATATTCGTCATAAACAGCAATATAAGCCCGCTTAAAATTACCATTCGATAATTTTGACATCACGATTGCCGCCTCCCAATAATTTTCAAATATTCCAAGACAATAACGTGGATTCCTTCCTGAATTATCAATCCAAACATTTGTGTAACCTAATATGTTTATTTTATGATATCGCAATGCGTTAACATCTTCAAAATTATCAGATAAGACAATTGTGTATTTTTGATTCTCGGCACTGTTTCTAAAATATTTTGCATCTGAAATATCAATAACAGAATATTCAGGATAAATGCGCACAGATGAAGATATTGTAAAAATTCTATTTTCCGGAAAAATATCCAAGTTACTATTAATTGCATTTACACTATTTGAAAAATTAGCAGTCTCTTTAATAGAAATATTTTTGTCAGATATTCCATTGTCAACCAGCAACTTTCCAATATAATTCCATCGCTCAATAGCAATTTTCGATTTGCTGTTTTTTACCGCCTTGCTCCTACTGATTGAATAATTCCCTTCCGATATTTTTGTTGTCTGTAGCCATGTTTGCAATTCGCTAAGTTGCATATTATCAATGATACCTACATTCTGATTAAAAAAAACGTCGAAGGAATTATCTGTTTTGTTGTTAAAACTTGCAGCGAAATCAACAATATAAAGAGGGTAATTATATTTTGGCGGGATTTTTATATCACGTGTGATAGTTCTAATCTCGTTGCCAGAAATGGTAACGTAAGAGTTTTTATCGCTGTTGTTATCTATTTCAAAAACTTTGGAAATGCCATCTATAACTGTTGTTTCTACTAAAATCCCAAGCGAATCTAAAACTGAAACTTGTATATTTTCACTCTGATTTTCAGACTTACAAGCTACTATCCCTTTGACTTCAGGATAAAAATCACTCTTGTTTTTTGCCGACCGAGATATATTCAACTTACTAGATGTTTTAAATTCAACTTTAACGTCAATAACTTCATTCTGTTGCAATGTGGCATCTATATCTCTCCTTGTGATAATTCCCATTTTTCCATCATCAAATGTAAAAAGGCGAACGTCACTTTTTTCTGTATTTATGTTTGAGCCAATGTTTAAGGCTTTATTCCAATTGCCAGCAAATGAACTGGTTGAGTAATAAATATCAAAACCTCCAAAGCCTCCTTCCCTATCACTTGAAAATAGTAAAACCGAGTCGTTTTGAGTAAATTGTGGATAAATTTCATTGTAAGTTGTGTTTATCTCAAGCGATATACTCTTGATTGATAACGAGTTTTGATTATCCTGCAAGATTACATAAAACAAATCGTAACCTCCCACACTACCCACACGCCGACTCGAAAAAACAACAGTTTCTCCTTTCATGTCAATAGTTGCCGAGTGAATTGGGAATCCACCATTAGAAAAACCCTTTATAAGTGTGGGTTTAGAGTTGCGCGATTTATTGGTTTTTAAGGTATAGAGTGATGTTCTTGTTTTTTCATCTGTAAACAAAATTATTGAGCCTGTCTGACTTGAACCCACAATAACTAATTTCTCTTTTTTATAGATATAAGGCGTGCGAAACTCAGGCAATCCCCAAACAGAATCGACAAATGCCGAAACAAATGGAATATTTAACTTAATAGGGAACTCTGTGTCAATACCTTTATGTGTTACGGTTTGCTGAAAAAGTATTGTTTTATCGTTTGCCAGAACTATCGGAAAATCAGCATTTTGAAAAGCTGAAACATCGCTAAAAATAGAATCCTGACTAATTTGATTTGACAAAACAGCTTCATAGTAAATGCTGATTTTTGAATTGCAAAAAAACGTTTGCACTACTGTCAAAAACAAATAAGTAAAAGCTAGTTGTTTAAACATAATAAACTGATGAAGTAGTGGCAAATTTACTCTTTTTAAGTATAGAAAAGTTTTCTATTGCCTAAAATCAGTATTTGGAATTAATTCAACAATGGTTTTTATTATCTTTGTTGCTCTAATTAACGCTGTTTTGATAAAAATCTAATTATTATGTTTTTTAAACTATTGGCAATTTGCCTTTTATCACTTTTAATTACTGTAAACAGCGTAACATCCCAGCCGTATTTTTCAAACCCTTTAGATATTAATCAAACCTTATCGGGCAGTTTTGGCGAACTTCGCTCTTCCAACTTCCACTCCGGCATTGATATAAAAACCAATGGTGTAACAGGTCATAATATTTACGCAATTGCTGACGGATTTGTAAGTCGCATAAATATTTCCCCTTTTGGATATGGGAAAGCAATTTATATTGACCACCCTAACGGTTACACATCTGTTTACGCACATTTAGACGGCTTTGTGTTGCAAATTTCGGACTACATTGAAAGAGAACAGTATGAAAAACAGTCGTTTGCTGTCAATCTGTTTTTAGAGCCAAATGTAATGCCCGTTAAAAAAGGAGACATTATTGGGTTTTCTGGAAATAGCGGTACAAGTATGGGACCGCACTTACACTTTGAAATACGCGATACAAGAACACAGAAGGCATTAGATCCACTCAAATTTAATTTCAATATAGTTGATAATATTCCACCAAGATTTTACAATCTATATCTATATCCATTTGGGGAAAACAGCCATGTCGACGGTGAAACTCAACGCATTAGAAAACACATTGTTAGAAAAGGTAATACATTTCAACTTGCCAATAACGATACCATAAAAGCCTTAAATCGAATAGGATTTGCGGCACACGTTAACGATAGGGTAAATAACAGTAATAATATTTGTGGCATTGTTAATCTTATTGTAGAAGTAGATGACATTAAAACGTTTGAGTTAAACATATCTGAAATATCATTTAACGAAGTACGATACGTGCAGTCGCATATCGACTACGAATTATACCAAAAACAAAAACGTTTAGTACACAAATGTTTTATTGAACCTGGCAATAAGTTTTCCAATTACACCAAAATCAACGGAAACGGGTATATGCAAGTTGGGCCTACTGACACATTGGATGTCAAGATTACAGCATACGATAGCAATAAAAATCGTTCAACAATAAAGTTTGTAGTTTGCGGCTCAAAACAAGTTACTGGAAAAGTTCACGAACAAACATATATTCAAAAGTTTGTTCCAAACAGT
It includes:
- a CDS encoding M23 family metallopeptidase, coding for MFFKLLAICLLSLLITVNSVTSQPYFSNPLDINQTLSGSFGELRSSNFHSGIDIKTNGVTGHNIYAIADGFVSRINISPFGYGKAIYIDHPNGYTSVYAHLDGFVLQISDYIEREQYEKQSFAVNLFLEPNVMPVKKGDIIGFSGNSGTSMGPHLHFEIRDTRTQKALDPLKFNFNIVDNIPPRFYNLYLYPFGENSHVDGETQRIRKHIVRKGNTFQLANNDTIKALNRIGFAAHVNDRVNNSNNICGIVNLIVEVDDIKTFELNISEISFNEVRYVQSHIDYELYQKQKRLVHKCFIEPGNKFSNYTKINGNGYMQVGPTDTLDVKITAYDSNKNRSTIKFVVCGSKQVTGKVHEQTYIQKFVPNSSNIFEDSILKIITPANALYDTVLFNYSVLPKKSNTATSVYRIGNPNTPLHRPIEIALKNLSIPVELSDKVVLVDCSTEKITSIDAKPTVNDNEIIGKTRVFTDISIAYDTIAPTITPLNIKNNENITSKKSIKLKIIDNLSGIKRYDGFIDNQWVMFDYDAKNDLLEYTFDSRFPSGIEHVLRITVSDNVGNISEREIKFIKEMQND